In a genomic window of Synergistes jonesii:
- a CDS encoding type II toxin-antitoxin system RelE/ParE family toxin yields MQAFEVLFYRKEDGTEPAKSFILGLDKKMRAKILLSVDLLGDNGHLLREPYSKPLGDGIFELRAKIGSDISRVLYFFFVGRKVILTNGFIKKTSKTPVTEITLAKKYRAEFLGRKENQL; encoded by the coding sequence GTGCAGGCTTTTGAGGTTCTTTTCTACCGTAAAGAGGACGGGACCGAGCCAGCTAAAAGCTTTATTCTCGGGCTCGACAAGAAAATGAGAGCCAAAATATTGTTATCCGTTGATTTGCTGGGTGATAACGGGCATTTGCTTAGAGAGCCTTATTCGAAGCCTTTGGGCGACGGCATATTCGAGTTGCGGGCAAAGATTGGTTCTGATATTTCGCGAGTGCTGTATTTCTTCTTTGTTGGCCGTAAGGTGATACTAACCAATGGATTTATAAAGAAGACAAGCAAGACGCCAGTCACCGAGATAACCCTTGCCAAGAAATATAGGGCAGAGTTCTTAGGCAGGAAGGAGAATCAATTATGA